A part of Aegilops tauschii subsp. strangulata cultivar AL8/78 chromosome 2, Aet v6.0, whole genome shotgun sequence genomic DNA contains:
- the LOC109753904 gene encoding uncharacterized protein: protein MSIFRFILPRIERSRGWRCFATGIPSDSIAELNKEMESIFGESPSASPLGSNPPQQAVHPTPAARETQPGLTHVDCSGQAKMVDVSPKHDSQRVAIASCRVLLGQKAFNLVASNQIAKGDVLTVAKIAGITGAKQTSNLIPLCHNINLSHVRVDLTLNEEDSSVVIEGEATTCGKTGVEMEAMAAVTIAGLTVYDMCKAASKDICITDICLQHKSGGKSGNWSRN from the exons ATGTCCATCTTTCGCTTCATTCTCCCAAGAATAGAAAGAAGTAGAGGCTGGAGATGCTTTGCTACTGGAATCCCTTCTGATTCTATAGCGGAGCTCAATAAG GAAATGGAATCGATATTTGGCGAATCTCCTTCAGCCAGCCCTTTGGGCTCAAATCCTCCTCAGCAAGCAGTCCATCCCACTCCTGCAGCCCGGGAGACACAACCGGGTCTTACCCATGTTGATTGCAGTGGCCAGGCAAAGATGGTTGATGTCTCACCCAAACATGACAGTCAGAGAGTAGCTATAGCCAGCTGCAGGGTCTTGCTAGGCCAGAAGGCATTTAACTTGGTGGCGTCAAACCAGATTGCCAAAGGCGATGTACTTACTGTTGCAAAGATAGCTGGAATAACTGGTGCGAAGCAAACTAGTAACCTCATACCCCTGTGCCACAACATTAATCTCTCCCATGTTCGTGTTGATCTCACTCTCAATGAAGAGGACTCTAGTGTTGTCATAGAAGGGGAAGCCACCACTTGCGGGAAGACAGGGGTTGAAATGGAAGCAATGGCTGCAGTGACCATTGCCGGACTGACGGTTTATGACATGTGCAAAGCAGCTTCAAAGGACATATGTATAACAGATATCTGTCTCCAGCACAAATCGGGGGGAAAGAGTGGAAACTGGTCCAGGAATTAG